From the Xiphophorus maculatus strain JP 163 A chromosome 20, X_maculatus-5.0-male, whole genome shotgun sequence genome, one window contains:
- the LOC102227763 gene encoding twist-related protein 2-like has translation MREEVSCTNSPEGGLGASEEELERASKKTLQQANRKRSPYPKKDSLSQTEESSTGSTNSLLPSGPKRLKKSPSTIVSLAPTSLGPRPEPPFEELHSQRVIANVRERQRTQSLNDAFASLRKIIPTLPSDKLSKIQILKLASRYIDFLYQVLQSDEMDAKLASCNYLAHERLSYAFSVWRMEGAWAMSTSH, from the coding sequence ATGAGAGAAGAGGTGTCCTGCACCAACTCCCCTGAAGGAGGGCTGGGGGCCAGTGAAGAGGAGCTGGAGAGGGCATCGAAGAAGACCCTCCAACAGGCAAACCGAAAGCGCTCCCCCTACCCAAAGAAGGACAGCCTCAGTCAGACGGAGGAGAGCAGCACCGGCAGCACCAACAGCCTCCTGCCGTCCGGGCCGAAGAGGCTCAAGAAGAGCCCCTCAACCATCGTGTCGTTGGCGCCCACGTCTCTGGGGCCGAGGCCAGAGCCGCCCTTTGAGGAGCTCCACTCTCAGAGGGTAATCGCCAACGTGCGAGAGCGCCAACGCACCCAATCCCTGAACGATGCCTTTGCCTCCCTACGCAAGATCATCCCGACGCTACCCTCAGACAAGCTGAGCAAGATCCAGATCCTGAAGCTGGCCTCACGCTACATCGACTTCCTGTACCAGGTGCTGCAGAGCGACGAGATGGACGCCAAGCTGGCCAGCTGCAACTACCTGGCCCACGAGAGACTCAGCTACGCCTTCTCCGTTTGGAGGATGGAGGGGGCCTGGGCCATGTCCACCAGCCACTAG